The Comamonas endophytica sequence GCTGAGCAAGCATGTCCACACCGATGCCATAGCACGCGACATGGACCTGATGCGGGGGCTGCTCGGTGACGAGAAACTCAATTACATCGGTTATTCCTACGGTGCCTGGATCGGCTCCTGGTATGCCAGCCTCTACCCGGCGCACGTCGGGCGCATGCGGCTCGACAGCAGTCTTAACGTCTTTGAAGGGATCGAGAAAACTTTTGCATCGCAAGACATGGCCAGGCAGCGGTTGCTCGATGAGATCTTCCTGCCATATGCCACCCGCCATCCGCAGCTGTTCGATCTGGGCAAGAGCGTCGCCGAACTGCGCAGCGCACTGGCAGCGCTTTCGCCCGAGCTGAGCGAACTGCTGTTTTCCAGTGATTTCGACAAAGGCAATTCCAAGACCATCCATTGGAGCTGGAGCGACTCGAGGCGAATCGACCTTAACCTTGTCTATATGAAAGCCGCGTTGGAACTGCAAAGCTTGCTGAGGCAACACTCCGCGGCCGACAAAGGCCAGATCCTCGCCGCGGTCGCGGCCCATCGCTTTGCTCCGGACCCAGGGATCAACGAGCTCGCAGTCGAGCTTGCGCAGCAACTGGCGACCCGGCTGTTCGAAGCGCCAGATGGTTCCTCTGAGGATTTCAGCGATGAGTTGTCATCCATGGCCGTGAAACTGAGCGTGGTGTGCAACGACAGCGATGCCAGCGGCAATACGCACCGCAATGCAGCTGCCGCGTCGCCCTCGATGTGCTCGCACTGGCCCCATCCACGCATCCAGCGACCACCATTGGCGATGATCCGGCAGGCGGGGCCGATCCTTATGCTGCAAAGCCGCCATGATGCATTGACTCCCATCGACGGTGCGCAAGCCACGCTGGATGCCTTGCCCCAAGCAAGCGTGATCGTGGTGGAGAACGAGTTTCAGCACGGGGTGTTCCCCTATGGCGAGCAATGCGTGGACGCACAGGTCGCCAGCTATTTTCTTCACGGCACCATGCCGCCGCGCCAGAGCAGCTGCGCCGGCAAGCCGCTGAGATTCGATGCCGAACCCTATCGCGTCGCTGCCGACGGCAATCGGGATGGCAATCCCTGAGGCGCCGGGGGCGCGAGGCAGGGTGTGAATCGCCTACACTCTGCAATGCCTGCCATTGCCAGCGGGGGCCCTGTCCCCCGTCGCGCCCATGATCATCACCAGTTT is a genomic window containing:
- a CDS encoding alpha/beta hydrolase, which translates into the protein MSAFTQQRLEWHACDRAFVGEKLWERHEGDFEALGDRAQCALMRAPLDYSRPQLGELQVALSRVAAAQPQQRQGAIFFNPGGPGVDGLGLGAFFGRHWSTADPGNPVSPQFKQMSERYDLIGFSPRGLGAGTRLKCDGSAMDVEAFLLPDGNLVDVLDPQTAMRLLAQACSAEPLSKHVHTDAIARDMDLMRGLLGDEKLNYIGYSYGAWIGSWYASLYPAHVGRMRLDSSLNVFEGIEKTFASQDMARQRLLDEIFLPYATRHPQLFDLGKSVAELRSALAALSPELSELLFSSDFDKGNSKTIHWSWSDSRRIDLNLVYMKAALELQSLLRQHSAADKGQILAAVAAHRFAPDPGINELAVELAQQLATRLFEAPDGSSEDFSDELSSMAVKLSVVCNDSDASGNTHRNAAAASPSMCSHWPHPRIQRPPLAMIRQAGPILMLQSRHDALTPIDGAQATLDALPQASVIVVENEFQHGVFPYGEQCVDAQVASYFLHGTMPPRQSSCAGKPLRFDAEPYRVAADGNRDGNP